A window from Alkalicoccobacillus plakortidis encodes these proteins:
- a CDS encoding 1-deoxy-D-xylulose-5-phosphate reductoisomerase: MKKISLLGSTGSIGTQTLDVIRSNPDYFKLVALSAGSNIELVSKQVREFKPALVSVKRDEDVEKLKQEIGDVAIILSGEEGLMEVACHEDAHVLVNAVIGSVGLKPTLAAIKAGRDIAIANKETLVTAGHIVTTEANRHGVSLIPVDSEHSAIFQALNGEDASSIDRLIITASGGSFRDRTREELKGVTVKEALAHPNWSMGSKITIDSATMMNKGLEVIEAHWLFNIAYDQIDVLMHRESIIHSMIEFSDRSVMAQLGTADMRLPIQYALTYPKRLARETADRLNLWEMEKLHFGKLDMERYRCMKFAYDAGREAGTVPTVLNAANEIAVAAFLNNQISFLQIEDLIEASLNQHERIADPNLEEILHADEQTRRFVQAKL; encoded by the coding sequence TTGAAGAAGATCAGTTTATTAGGCTCAACTGGATCAATCGGGACACAAACATTAGATGTCATTCGATCTAATCCTGACTATTTTAAACTTGTTGCGCTATCAGCTGGTTCAAATATTGAGCTTGTTAGTAAGCAAGTACGAGAATTTAAGCCGGCGCTTGTTAGTGTAAAACGAGACGAAGATGTTGAGAAGTTAAAACAAGAAATAGGGGATGTTGCGATCATTCTTTCTGGAGAAGAAGGGCTGATGGAAGTAGCGTGCCATGAAGATGCACATGTGTTGGTAAACGCTGTAATTGGAAGTGTTGGTTTAAAACCAACGCTTGCTGCAATCAAAGCGGGACGAGACATTGCCATAGCCAATAAAGAAACTCTTGTAACAGCAGGTCATATTGTGACAACTGAAGCGAATAGACATGGAGTATCATTGATTCCTGTTGATAGCGAACACTCTGCTATTTTTCAAGCATTAAATGGTGAAGATGCATCGTCAATTGATCGATTAATTATCACTGCATCAGGAGGTAGTTTTAGAGATCGGACAAGGGAAGAACTAAAGGGTGTAACCGTTAAGGAAGCTTTAGCTCATCCCAATTGGTCAATGGGTTCTAAAATTACAATTGATTCAGCAACGATGATGAACAAAGGTTTAGAAGTGATTGAAGCACACTGGTTGTTTAATATTGCTTACGATCAAATTGATGTTCTCATGCATCGAGAAAGCATTATTCACTCCATGATAGAGTTTAGTGATCGTAGTGTAATGGCGCAGCTCGGAACGGCTGATATGCGCTTACCAATCCAATATGCCCTAACATACCCTAAGCGACTTGCGCGAGAGACTGCGGACAGGTTAAACTTATGGGAAATGGAGAAGCTCCATTTTGGAAAATTGGACATGGAACGTTATCGCTGTATGAAATTTGCGTATGATGCTGGTCGAGAAGCAGGCACGGTACCAACTGTGTTAAATGCTGCGAATGAAATTGCGGTTGCTGCGTTCTTAAACAATCAGATTTCATTTTTACAGATTGAAGATTTAATTGAAGCATCATTAAATCAGCATGAACGGATTGCCGATCCAAATCTTGAAGAGATTCTTCATGCTGATGAGCAGACACGCAGATTTGTGCAAGCAAAATTGTAG
- a CDS encoding phosphatidate cytidylyltransferase produces MKQRIITGVGFGIVMIAMIFLGGTVFNLAVSIAASIAMIELLRMKKMRALSLTGITGLISMWILLVPASWFNAVFPFQFTKVELFIFFILIMLMLTVLTKNTFTFDEVGFVVLSSVYVGFGFHYLMLTRETPNIGMALVFFVILLIWTTDSAAYFVGRAIGKNKLWPDISPNKTIEGSLGGVFFALLLGTAFYFLLPDLSVYISFTTAFIIMVVASVFGQIGDLVESALKRHYAVKDSGNVLPGHGGILDRFDSLIFVMPILHLIQLI; encoded by the coding sequence CTAGGCGGAACAGTGTTTAATCTAGCTGTTAGTATTGCTGCCTCAATCGCAATGATTGAACTACTAAGAATGAAAAAAATGCGGGCCTTGTCTTTAACAGGAATTACAGGTCTGATTTCCATGTGGATATTACTCGTACCAGCTTCTTGGTTTAACGCGGTTTTTCCGTTTCAGTTTACAAAAGTCGAGTTATTTATCTTCTTTATTTTAATTATGCTTATGTTGACGGTTCTGACAAAAAACACATTTACATTTGATGAAGTCGGATTTGTTGTTTTATCATCGGTATATGTTGGGTTTGGTTTTCATTACCTCATGCTAACTAGAGAAACGCCTAATATTGGAATGGCGTTAGTGTTCTTTGTTATCCTGTTAATTTGGACAACCGATTCGGCTGCTTATTTTGTTGGACGAGCTATTGGTAAAAATAAGCTTTGGCCAGATATAAGTCCGAATAAAACAATAGAAGGATCACTAGGAGGCGTTTTCTTTGCCTTGCTTCTCGGCACTGCGTTTTACTTTTTGTTACCCGATTTATCTGTATACATAAGCTTTACAACAGCATTTATTATCATGGTAGTGGCCTCTGTATTTGGACAAATAGGTGATTTAGTAGAATCTGCATTAAAACGTCATTATGCTGTAAAGGACTCGGGAAATGTGTTGCCTGGTCATGGTGGAATATTAGACCGTTTTGACAGTTTAATCTTTGTGATGCCTATTCTTCACCTCATTCAATTAATTTGA
- the rseP gene encoding RIP metalloprotease RseP codes for MNTLLSFLVIFSVLVFVHEWGHLYFAQKAGILCREFAIGMGPKLFSFKRDETIYTVRLLPIGGFVRMAGEDPEQISIKPGYEVGLVLDEQDKVTKIYVNNKSKHPEAQVVQVERIDLERELVIEAFDDEDQRIVYQVHERADVIQDEVPNQIAPYNRQFGSKSVGKRAMAIFAGPLMNFVLAFVLFVVIASINGVPTPEVSAVSPGSGAEAAGIQENDVIQSLNGQDVSTWRQVTSIIEDHPNSTLTVGVERDGQIIQLEADTISIDLGPEQIGQLGVSPVAERNFGAAFLEGFIMPYELTVSIFKTLGTIITGQFSLDYIAGPVGIYNITGEAASLGILTLINFAAMLSVNLGIINLLPIPTMDGGRLVFLGYEAVRGKPVDPQKEGMIQFVGFAFLMLLMIVVTWNDISKLFM; via the coding sequence TTGAATACATTACTTTCATTTCTGGTTATTTTTAGTGTGCTTGTATTTGTTCACGAATGGGGGCATTTGTATTTTGCTCAAAAAGCCGGAATTCTCTGCCGTGAGTTTGCGATAGGTATGGGTCCTAAGCTTTTTTCTTTTAAACGAGATGAAACAATCTATACAGTACGTCTCCTTCCTATTGGTGGGTTTGTTCGGATGGCAGGAGAAGATCCTGAGCAAATTTCAATTAAACCAGGTTATGAAGTTGGACTAGTTCTCGATGAACAGGACAAAGTGACAAAAATTTATGTCAATAATAAGTCGAAGCATCCAGAAGCTCAGGTGGTTCAGGTTGAACGAATTGATTTAGAAAGAGAACTGGTCATCGAGGCGTTTGATGATGAGGACCAACGTATCGTGTATCAGGTCCATGAACGAGCAGATGTCATTCAAGACGAAGTGCCAAATCAAATTGCTCCTTATAATCGCCAATTTGGCTCTAAATCTGTTGGAAAACGTGCAATGGCCATTTTTGCGGGGCCATTGATGAACTTTGTGCTGGCATTTGTGTTGTTTGTAGTAATCGCATCAATTAATGGAGTTCCAACACCAGAAGTTTCAGCGGTAAGTCCTGGATCAGGAGCTGAAGCAGCAGGTATTCAGGAAAATGATGTCATTCAAAGCCTTAATGGGCAAGATGTGTCAACGTGGAGACAAGTGACATCGATTATTGAAGATCATCCTAATTCTACATTAACAGTTGGTGTTGAACGAGATGGACAGATTATTCAGCTAGAGGCAGACACGATTTCGATTGACTTAGGACCTGAGCAAATAGGTCAACTAGGTGTGAGTCCCGTTGCTGAAAGGAATTTTGGGGCTGCCTTTTTAGAAGGGTTTATCATGCCTTATGAATTAACAGTGTCGATCTTTAAAACGCTTGGCACGATTATTACAGGGCAATTCTCACTTGATTATATCGCCGGTCCTGTTGGAATCTATAACATTACTGGTGAAGCAGCATCGCTCGGTATTTTAACTCTGATTAATTTTGCGGCCATGTTAAGTGTAAATCTAGGAATTATTAATCTGTTGCCAATTCCAACGATGGATGGAGGCAGACTAGTATTTTTAGGGTACGAGGCTGTAAGAGGAAAACCAGTTGATCCACAAAAAGAAGGTATGATTCAGTTTGTTGGCTTTGCCTTTCTGATGCTTCTTATGATAGTGGTTACTTGGAATGATATAAGTAAGTTGTTTATGTAG
- a CDS encoding proline--tRNA ligase, with protein sequence MRQKTFLLPTLRDVPSDADVKSHQLMLRAGMMRQTAAGVYTYLPLAKRVIAKVEAIVREELEAIEAQELTLPSLHPAELWQETGRWDKMGGELIRLKDRHGRDFALGPTHEEVITSIIRDAIGSYKKLPLNVFQIQTKFRDERRPRFGLLRGREFIMKDAYSFHGTEESLDETYQAMYQAYERIFTRAGLTFRAVIADSGAMGGKDTFEFMALAEVGEDTIAYSDTSTYAANIEMAAVLPEENEEATSSEPLQKATVTAALTIKEAAQQLEWPLSHTVRTVPVKLNDDEIVLLLLRADHELNEVKSIHELHVKSVSVLSEQEVEQAFNVEAGLLSALDQEGIRIIADQSLKGLSGILMNTATKDEVAIQVDPARDLKIDSYADLRTIQEGDASPDGEGTIQFARGIEIGQVFKLGTFYSDSMGATFLDQNGRANPYKMGCYGIGISRTVAAIIEQHNDENGIIWPVSVAPFDLHLLTLNSKNEEQVELSEQLYASLKQSGWDVLYDDRPERAGVKFKDADLIGMPIRVAVGKRAQEGFVELKVRSTGESLDVHVDDLAETIQSKLQELSNV encoded by the coding sequence ATGAGACAAAAAACATTTTTGTTACCAACATTACGTGATGTACCTTCTGATGCAGATGTAAAAAGTCATCAGCTGATGTTACGTGCAGGTATGATGCGTCAAACAGCTGCAGGTGTCTATACGTATTTACCATTAGCTAAACGTGTGATCGCAAAAGTAGAAGCTATTGTTCGTGAAGAGCTTGAAGCAATTGAAGCACAAGAGCTAACTCTTCCATCTCTTCATCCTGCTGAGCTTTGGCAGGAGACCGGTCGTTGGGATAAAATGGGTGGTGAGTTAATCCGTTTAAAAGATCGCCACGGACGTGACTTTGCTCTTGGGCCAACTCATGAAGAAGTGATTACGAGTATCATTCGTGATGCAATTGGCTCTTATAAAAAACTTCCTCTAAATGTTTTTCAGATTCAAACAAAATTCCGCGATGAACGACGTCCGCGGTTTGGATTGCTTAGAGGAAGAGAGTTTATTATGAAAGATGCCTATTCCTTTCATGGTACAGAAGAGAGCTTAGATGAAACCTATCAAGCGATGTATCAAGCGTATGAGCGCATTTTTACTAGAGCGGGCTTAACTTTTCGTGCAGTCATTGCTGACTCAGGTGCGATGGGTGGTAAGGACACATTTGAATTCATGGCGCTAGCTGAAGTTGGCGAGGATACGATTGCTTATTCTGATACTTCTACGTACGCGGCAAATATTGAAATGGCAGCTGTGTTACCTGAGGAAAATGAAGAAGCTACTTCTTCTGAACCTTTACAGAAAGCCACAGTTACAGCAGCTTTAACGATAAAAGAAGCGGCACAGCAATTAGAGTGGCCATTATCTCATACTGTTCGCACTGTGCCTGTCAAATTGAATGATGATGAAATTGTGTTACTCTTGCTTCGTGCGGATCATGAGTTAAATGAAGTGAAGTCTATACACGAGCTTCATGTTAAGTCAGTATCAGTGCTTAGTGAGCAAGAAGTTGAACAAGCATTTAACGTTGAGGCTGGATTGCTCTCCGCTCTTGATCAAGAAGGTATTCGAATCATTGCTGACCAATCTCTTAAAGGTTTATCAGGAATCTTAATGAATACAGCGACGAAAGATGAAGTTGCCATTCAAGTTGATCCTGCACGTGATTTAAAGATTGATAGTTATGCTGACCTACGTACAATTCAAGAAGGGGACGCGTCTCCTGATGGTGAAGGTACGATTCAATTTGCACGTGGAATTGAAATTGGACAAGTCTTTAAACTAGGAACCTTCTATTCGGATTCAATGGGAGCGACGTTCTTAGATCAAAATGGACGAGCGAATCCTTACAAGATGGGCTGTTACGGAATTGGTATTTCTCGTACAGTTGCAGCTATTATTGAACAGCATAACGATGAGAATGGAATTATTTGGCCAGTTTCGGTTGCTCCATTTGATCTTCATCTATTAACGTTAAACTCGAAAAATGAAGAGCAAGTAGAGCTTTCTGAACAACTTTATGCCTCACTCAAACAATCAGGTTGGGATGTGTTATATGACGATCGCCCTGAGAGAGCTGGTGTGAAGTTTAAGGATGCTGACCTCATAGGTATGCCGATCCGTGTAGCTGTTGGTAAAAGAGCACAAGAAGGCTTTGTTGAACTAAAAGTACGTTCAACTGGCGAGTCTCTTGATGTACATGTAGATGATCTTGCAGAAACGATTCAATCAAAACTGCAGGAGCTCTCAAACGTATAA